A genome region from Mercenaria mercenaria strain notata chromosome 11, MADL_Memer_1, whole genome shotgun sequence includes the following:
- the LOC123530732 gene encoding ADP-ribosylation factor 1 isoform X3, which produces MGGIASLFRGLFGKKEMRILMVGLDAAGKTTILYKLKLGEIVTTIPTIGFNVETVEYKNISFTVWDVGGQDKIRPLWRHYFQNTQGLIFVVDSNDRERVGEAKDELQRMVSEDELRDAILLVFANKQDLPNAMNAAEITDKLGLHSLRARNWYIQATCATSGDGLYEGLDWLSNQLKNTK; this is translated from the exons ATGGGGGGAATTGCTTCGCTTTTTAGGGGTTTGTTTGGAAAAAAGGAGATGAGAATATTGATGGTGGGTTTGGATGCTGCTGGTAAAACTACCATTTTGTACAAGCTGAAACTAGGAGAAATTGTTACTACTATTCCAACCATTG GCTTCAATGTAGAAACAGTAGAATACAAGAACATCAGTTTTACAGTATGGGATGTTGGTGGACAGGATAAAATCAGACCTCTGTGGAGACATTATTTCCAGAATACACAAG gtttgATATTTGTTGTAGACAGTAACGATAGGGAACGAGTAGGTGAGGCAAAAGACGAGTTGCAAAGAATGGTGTCTGAAGACGAACTTCGAGATGCAATTTTACTTGTGTTCGCTAACAAACAG GATTTACCAAATGCTATGAATGCAGCCGAGATAACAGATAAACTAGGTCTACACAGTTTACGTGCTAGAAACTGGTACATTCAGGCAACGTGCGCTACAAGTGGGGATGGTCTTTACGAAGGTCTTGACTGGCTGTCAAACCAACTGAAAAATACTAAATGA